One Azospirillum sp. TSA2s genomic region harbors:
- the cbiB gene encoding adenosylcobinamide-phosphate synthase CbiB: protein MPLHPFLLATALIVEALAGYPDPLYARIRHPVVWIGALIAQLDRTLNHETDGFGRRKAFGVLAVVVLLLTVGGVAVAVAWVCRLLPFGWLVEAVLASTLLAQRSLHDHVAAVAKGFRTGGLEGARKAVSMIVGRNPATLDEPAVARAAIESLAENFSDGVVAPAFWLLVGGLPGLALYKAVNTADSMIGHRTPRHEAFGWAAARLDDLVNLPGSRLTALLLVGAAWMTGGGDATQAWASVRRDAHRHRSPNAGWPEAAMAGALDLRLGGPRVYGATRIEDVWLGPGRTAATPDDIDRALVLYRRACALLIASALVLAVLG, encoded by the coding sequence GTGCCGCTGCATCCCTTCCTGCTCGCCACCGCACTCATCGTCGAAGCGCTGGCGGGCTATCCCGATCCACTCTACGCCCGCATCCGTCACCCGGTCGTGTGGATCGGAGCGCTTATCGCCCAGCTTGACCGTACGCTCAACCATGAGACCGATGGCTTTGGCCGCCGCAAGGCGTTCGGCGTGCTGGCGGTTGTGGTGCTTCTGCTGACGGTCGGCGGTGTCGCGGTGGCGGTGGCCTGGGTCTGCCGGCTGCTGCCGTTCGGCTGGCTGGTCGAGGCAGTGTTGGCCTCCACCCTGTTGGCCCAGCGCAGCCTGCACGACCATGTGGCGGCCGTTGCCAAGGGCTTCCGCACCGGTGGGCTGGAGGGTGCGCGCAAGGCGGTGTCGATGATCGTCGGCCGCAACCCGGCGACGCTCGACGAGCCCGCCGTCGCCCGCGCCGCCATCGAAAGCCTCGCGGAGAATTTCTCCGACGGGGTGGTGGCGCCGGCCTTCTGGCTGCTGGTTGGCGGGCTGCCCGGTCTGGCGCTCTACAAGGCGGTCAACACCGCGGACAGCATGATCGGCCACCGCACCCCGCGCCACGAGGCCTTCGGTTGGGCGGCGGCGCGGCTGGACGATCTGGTCAACCTGCCGGGATCGCGCCTGACCGCCCTTCTGCTGGTGGGGGCCGCCTGGATGACCGGCGGCGGCGACGCGACGCAGGCCTGGGCGTCGGTCCGGCGGGACGCCCACCGCCACCGCTCCCCGAATGCCGGCTGGCCGGAAGCGGCGATGGCCGGCGCGCTCGACCTGCGGCTGGGCGGCCCGCGGGTCTATGGCGCCACCCGGATCGAGGATGTCTGGCTAGGCCCCGGCCGCACCGCCGCCACCCCCGACGACATCGACCGGGCGCTGGTGCTCTATCGCCGCGCCTGCGCCCTGCTGATCGCCTCGGCGCTGGTGCTGGCTGTGTTGGGATAG